The stretch of DNA AATAGAGACGTAACATGCAATATTATTTTCGTTTTTTCTCCTCTCTCATCGGGATACTCGGAAATAATTCCTTGTATTTCGACTGAACGCGCAGTCTCTTTTGGAGATGCAAAAAATGCGACATCTTCTCTGGAAATGTTCGGAAGAGCGATAAAAATTCGAATTCCTCCCAAGAGGAAAAAAATTATCCAAAATATGAGAACCCGAAAAGAAATATAACGAAAGATGAGAATGCATGGAAAAATAAGAATTCCCAAAAGAAAAAGTGGCGATCTCAAAAAATCAGCGATGCCCACCCCAAGAAGGAAGAAGAGAATTCCACAGCTGAAGATATGAACTCGTTTCATTCTCTGATTTTCATCTCTTTTTTAAAAATCGCAACTTGAGTTCGCAAAAGAAGACAATTTTGGTATACAATATGCCCATCTTTTCTTCAAACACATGATTCGCTTCTCTCAAGCCGTGGAATATGGTGTTTTAGGACTCGTGGAACTCGCAAAAGCAGAAAAACCACTTGCGCTTGTTGCACTTTCAAAAAAAGCAGGAGTTCCTGAAAGTTTCCTTGCCAAAATTTTTCAAAAACTTGAACGATCTGGAATTGTTGTCTCAAAACGTGGAAAGAGCGGTGGGTTTAGACTTCCTGCGAAAAATCACAAAGTACACTTATGGAAAATTTATAAGGTCATTGAAGAGAATTCTTCTTTGAGGAGATGCGTTGGTGAAAGTGAAAAAAGTTGTGACTGTAAAAAAATGTCGCACTGCATTCTTCAGGAAGCATGGCAAGATGCCCAAAAATCTCTTGAAAAATCTCTTTCTTCATGGACCATTTCTGGTCTCCTCACACACCATCTTAAAAAACGGTGACGTTTCCTGACGTTTTCACCTTATTCCTTCTGTATTCATGTCTCGTATTTATCTCGACTACGCGGCTACAACTCCTCTCAATGCAAAAGTATTTGAGGCAATGAAACCATATTTTTTAGAAGAATGGGGAAATCCTTCGGGAATTTATCGAGAAGGACAAAAGTCTCGAGAAGCTATCGATGATGCCAGACATCATATTTCAAAAATTCTCGAGTGCAGCCTGGAAGAAATTGTTTTTGTGTCTTCGGCTACAGAAGCGAATAATCTCGCGATTAAAGGCGTTCTCGAAGCGTGGAGGAAAAAACATCACAGAACTCCTCACTTTATTACTACACCGATCGAACATTCCTGTATAAAAAATACAGCTGAATATTGCGCGTCGGAAGGACTCGCGAAAGTGTCGACGATCTCCGTCGACAGATTCGGTTTTGTTGATCCAAACGATCTCAAAAAGAACATTACCAAAGATACCGCACTCGTCTCCATCCATTATGTGAATAATGAAATTGGGACAGTAGAGCCTATTCCGAGACTTGGGAAAATTTGTGAAAAGCAGGGAATTCCATTTCATGTGGACGCAGTCCAAGCTGCCGGAATACTTCCTCTTTCAGTGGAAAGACTTCACTGTCATCTCCTCAGCCTTTCCGCGCATAAGTTTTATGGACCGAAGGGTGTCGGACTTCTCTATGTACGTCGCGG from Candidatus Peregrinibacteria bacterium encodes:
- a CDS encoding Rrf2 family transcriptional regulator; this translates as MIRFSQAVEYGVLGLVELAKAEKPLALVALSKKAGVPESFLAKIFQKLERSGIVVSKRGKSGGFRLPAKNHKVHLWKIYKVIEENSSLRRCVGESEKSCDCKKMSHCILQEAWQDAQKSLEKSLSSWTISGLLTHHLKKR
- a CDS encoding cysteine desulfurase translates to MSRIYLDYAATTPLNAKVFEAMKPYFLEEWGNPSGIYREGQKSREAIDDARHHISKILECSLEEIVFVSSATEANNLAIKGVLEAWRKKHHRTPHFITTPIEHSCIKNTAEYCASEGLAKVSTISVDRFGFVDPNDLKKNITKDTALVSIHYVNNEIGTVEPIPRLGKICEKQGIPFHVDAVQAAGILPLSVERLHCHLLSLSAHKFYGPKGVGLLYVRRGTEIVSQMHGGGQERKYRSGTENVASIVGMAMSLQIAEEMREKEYDRLQKLQIFGYELMKREMPKVKLNGPEIGEKRSPANLHFSFGELDGESLLIRLDLNGVAASLGSACTSGMIDPSHVLTAIGLSHEDARSGLRLTMGRGTTKKDLEKAILLIAQIVKTLRKEQEFA